In Planctomycetota bacterium, a single window of DNA contains:
- a CDS encoding DUF4332 domain-containing protein, producing the protein MADIVTIEGIGPVYAEKLRAVGIQTVEELLARGATPKGREELAQQTGIAGKLILRWVNMADLFRIKGVAEEYADLLEAAGVDTVPELAQRKAANLAPKMAKVNEAKNLTRQVPSEAQVADWIAQAKALPRVVTY; encoded by the coding sequence ATGGCAGACATCGTGACGATCGAAGGAATTGGGCCGGTCTACGCGGAGAAGCTCCGCGCGGTCGGCATCCAGACCGTCGAGGAGCTGCTCGCCAGGGGCGCCACGCCGAAGGGCCGCGAGGAACTCGCTCAGCAGACCGGGATCGCCGGCAAGCTGATCCTCCGCTGGGTCAACATGGCGGACCTCTTCCGCATCAAGGGAGTCGCCGAGGAGTATGCCGACCTGCTCGAGGCGGCTGGCGTGGACACCGTGCCCGAGCTCGCCCAGCGAAAGGCGGCGAACCTCGCGCCCAAGATGGCCAAGGTCAACGAGGCGAAGAACCTGACCCGGCAGGTTCCCAGCGAAGCGCAGGTAGCCGACTGGATCGCTCAGGCCAAGGCGCTCCCTCGAGTCGTGACCTACTAG
- a CDS encoding DUF2780 domain-containing protein, with the protein MDLIGTLKSQLGVTDDQAKGGLGALLRVAREKLGQAEFAKVEEQVPGAGQMADAAPRAEGSGGLAGALGGLAGALGSGSAGGLGKLAGLAAIFSKLGLDPAMIGKFVQTILAALQGKGAADARDALSSTLK; encoded by the coding sequence ATGGATCTCATTGGGACACTGAAGTCGCAGCTCGGCGTCACCGACGATCAGGCCAAGGGGGGCTTGGGCGCGCTCCTGCGTGTGGCGCGCGAGAAGCTGGGACAGGCCGAGTTCGCCAAGGTCGAGGAGCAGGTGCCCGGGGCCGGCCAGATGGCTGACGCGGCGCCCCGTGCTGAGGGCAGCGGCGGTCTGGCCGGCGCACTCGGCGGCCTGGCCGGCGCGCTAGGCAGCGGCTCGGCAGGCGGGCTGGGGAAGCTGGCCGGACTGGCGGCGATCTTCTCGAAGCTTGGGCTCGACCCTGCGATGATCGGCAAGTTCGTCCAGACCATCCTGGCCGCTCTTCAGGGCAAAGGCGCCGCGGATGCGCGCGATGCGCTATCCAGCACCCTGAAGTAG
- a CDS encoding helix-hairpin-helix domain-containing protein, producing the protein MRARLAVRSLAACVLAALGLLPALPAVAASKAADKGEATAATKIDLNSATEDELQELPGIGPAMAKRIIEGRPYKSLEDLANAKVPASTIEKITPLVTVKAVEPEKTPRKSTKASSKEAEPSKGKEKTAAKVDLNSATEDELQELPGIGPAMAKRIIEGRPYKSLEDLANAKVPASTIEKITPLVTVKAPAATEPEPKKSSTKTVKSSKETEEPTQEAEAKTPPRKGMVWVNTDSGIYHKEGSRWYGKTKTGKWMTEEEAVKEGHRAAKND; encoded by the coding sequence ATGCGTGCTCGACTGGCGGTTCGGTCCCTGGCTGCGTGCGTCCTGGCCGCGCTGGGGCTGCTCCCTGCGCTGCCCGCGGTGGCGGCGTCGAAGGCGGCGGACAAGGGGGAGGCGACGGCCGCAACGAAGATTGACCTCAACTCGGCCACAGAAGACGAGTTGCAGGAGTTGCCCGGCATCGGCCCCGCGATGGCCAAGCGGATCATCGAGGGCCGGCCCTACAAGAGCCTCGAGGACCTGGCGAACGCCAAGGTCCCTGCCTCAACCATCGAGAAGATCACGCCGCTCGTCACCGTCAAGGCCGTGGAACCGGAGAAGACGCCGCGCAAGAGCACCAAGGCGTCCTCCAAGGAGGCCGAGCCCTCGAAAGGCAAGGAGAAAACGGCTGCTAAGGTGGACCTCAATTCGGCCACAGAAGACGAGTTGCAGGAGCTGCCCGGCATCGGCCCCGCGATGGCCAAGCGGATTATCGAGGGCCGGCCCTACAAGAGCCTCGAGGACCTGGCGAACGCCAAGGTCCCCGCCTCAACCATCGAGAAGATCACGCCGCTCGTCACCGTGAAGGCTCCCGCAGCGACCGAGCCAGAGCCCAAGAAGTCCTCCACGAAGACCGTCAAGTCCTCGAAGGAGACCGAGGAACCCACCCAAGAGGCTGAGGCAAAGACCCCTCCGAGGAAGGGGATGGTGTGGGTGAACACCGATTCGGGCATCTACCACAAAGAGGGTAGCCGATGGTACGGCAAGACCAAGACGGGCAAGTGGATGACGGAGGAGGAGGCCGTCAAGGAGGGGCACCGCGCGGCGAAGAATGACTGA